A stretch of the Hippocampus zosterae strain Florida chromosome 16, ASM2543408v3, whole genome shotgun sequence genome encodes the following:
- the LOC127587958 gene encoding uncharacterized protein LOC127587958 isoform X1 gives MSSSFSVMDGVGRAMVGVWRAQTTLDESDGAESSPEAPDRFRKLRSSSSLNTLRMSLRKRLPLHAVQDNSLPEEDASGEPPSGEPKTGTVRKLTRSARNSIYGVYQKLQRSREFSRDQCLVATPGRICEGEESDSPAFHTPRRSTRSAAPKAGRTPGSRGRRTPDTAALGVKHGGGRRQLVRMAALRSPFASPNIQNQRLKFDQDLESVSSGLNRLKRLSRAIDEFIGRDDKRTTTDKRGCSTAMTTTTMTTILMRRKLDPDGKLSCSNLSHQASRMSERFGGWVCAIRK, from the exons ATGTCATCGTCATTTTCCGTGATGGATGGGGTGGGAAGAGCCATGGTGGGAGTCTGGCGGGCCCAAACTACCCTGGACGAGTCGGACGGCGCCGAGAGCTCCCCGGAGGCCCCCGACCGCTTTCGCAAGCTGCGCTCTTCATCCTCCCTCAACACATTGCGCATGTCCCTGCGCAAGCGCCTCCCGCTGCACGCCGTCCAGGACAACTCCCTCCCGGAGGAGGATGCCAGTGGCGAGCCCCCCAGCGGGGAGCCCAAGACCGGCACCGTCCGCAAACTGACGCGAAGCGCCCGGAACTCCATCTATGGGGTCTATCAG AAGTTGCAGAGGAGCAGGGAGTTCTCCCGCGACCAGTGCTTGGTGGCGACGCCCGGGCGCATCTGCGAAGGAGAAGAGTCCGACTCGCCGGCGTTCCACACCCCGAGACGCAGCACCAGGTCCGCCGCGCCCAAGGCGGGACGCACACCGGGCTCCAGAGGGAGGAGGACCCCCGACACCGCCGCCCTCGGGGTGAAGCACGGAGGAGGGCGGAGGCAGCTCGTTCGCATGGCAGCCCTGCGAAGCCCCTTTGCTTCTCCCAATATCCAGAACCAGAGGCT GAAGTTTGACCAGGATCTGGAGTCTGTCTCAAGTGGACTCAACAGGCTTAAACGTCTCTCGAGGGCCATTGATGAGTTCATCGGAAGAGATGACAA GCGCACCACAACGGACAAGCGTGGCTGTTCGACAGCCATGACGACGACAACAATGACAACGATATTGATGAGGAGGAAATTGGACCCTGACGGGAAGCTCAGCTGCTCCAACCTGAGCCACCAAGCCTCGCGAATGTCGGAGCGTTTTGGGGGCTGGGTCTGCGCCATCCGCAAATGA
- the LOC127587958 gene encoding uncharacterized protein LOC127587958 isoform X2 encodes MSSSFSVMDGVGRAMVGVWRAQTTLDESDGAESSPEAPDRFRKLRSSSSLNTLRMSLRKRLPLHAVQDNSLPEEDASGEPPSGEPKTGTVRKLTRSARNSIYGVYQKLQRSREFSRDQCLVATPGRICEGEESDSPAFHTPRRSTRSAAPKAGRTPGSRGRRTPDTAALGVKHGGGRRQLVRMAALRSPFASPNIQNQRLKFDQDLESVSSGLNRLKRLSRAIDEFIGRDDKRFGYSQIAE; translated from the exons ATGTCATCGTCATTTTCCGTGATGGATGGGGTGGGAAGAGCCATGGTGGGAGTCTGGCGGGCCCAAACTACCCTGGACGAGTCGGACGGCGCCGAGAGCTCCCCGGAGGCCCCCGACCGCTTTCGCAAGCTGCGCTCTTCATCCTCCCTCAACACATTGCGCATGTCCCTGCGCAAGCGCCTCCCGCTGCACGCCGTCCAGGACAACTCCCTCCCGGAGGAGGATGCCAGTGGCGAGCCCCCCAGCGGGGAGCCCAAGACCGGCACCGTCCGCAAACTGACGCGAAGCGCCCGGAACTCCATCTATGGGGTCTATCAG AAGTTGCAGAGGAGCAGGGAGTTCTCCCGCGACCAGTGCTTGGTGGCGACGCCCGGGCGCATCTGCGAAGGAGAAGAGTCCGACTCGCCGGCGTTCCACACCCCGAGACGCAGCACCAGGTCCGCCGCGCCCAAGGCGGGACGCACACCGGGCTCCAGAGGGAGGAGGACCCCCGACACCGCCGCCCTCGGGGTGAAGCACGGAGGAGGGCGGAGGCAGCTCGTTCGCATGGCAGCCCTGCGAAGCCCCTTTGCTTCTCCCAATATCCAGAACCAGAGGCT GAAGTTTGACCAGGATCTGGAGTCTGTCTCAAGTGGACTCAACAGGCTTAAACGTCTCTCGAGGGCCATTGATGAGTTCATCGGAAGAGATGACAA GCGCTTTGGTTATTCCCAAATTGCAGAGTAA
- the tmigd1 gene encoding transmembrane and immunoglobulin domain-containing protein 1 yields MASYCFLVLAMCAAQTLCITIESVPGMDGERVILTELERTVSLSCFSNRSEDDAAELVWLRNGRMVALREGNRQGQSGVCIMPVIHQDNGATFTCRLRSNASVEASVTLNVTYPPVVSGSESVCVEQASPLLLSCDTFANPPVSSVRWTLNGSAVDILAGRFTLTDDGFASRLAADKAEKSKHEGLYRCTVDSPVYGIKSKDFLVTVTERTLKFPLMPIIAGVVVVCLTAVLAIVSRWKRISKCCK; encoded by the exons atggcatcCTACTGTTTTCTTGTGTTAGCGATGTGTGCGGCGCAGACGTTAT GCATCACCATCGAGTCAGTGCCCGGCATGGACGGCGAACGAGTCATCCTGACCGAGCTGGAGCGAACCGTGTCGCTGTCGTGTTTCAGCAACCGATCGGAGGACGACGCGGCGGAGCTCGTGTGGCTGAGGAACGGCCGGATGGTGGCTCTCCGTGAAGGAAACCGCCAGGGACAAAGCGGCGTGTGCATCATGCCGGTTATCCACCAGGACAACGGTGCCACCTTCACCTGCCGCCTGCGCAGCAACGCCAGCGTTGAGGCTTCCGTCACGCTCAACGTTACAT ATCCGCCCGTAGTGTCGGGATCGGAAAGCGTATGCGTAGAGCAGGCCTCGCCGCTGCTCCTGAGCTGCGACACCTTCGCCAACCCGCCCGTCTCCTCGGTGCGCTGGACCCTCAACGGCAGCGCCGTCGACATCCTCGCGGGGCGCTTCACCCTGACCGACGACGGTTTCGCTAGCCGGCTGGCTGCTGACAAGGCGGAGAAGAGTAAGCATGAAGGCCTCTACCGCTGCACGGTTGACTCGCCTGTCTACGGAATCAAGAGCAAAGACTTCCTGGTTACCGTCACAG AAAGGACACTTAAGTTTCCGCTAATGCCCATCATCGCCGGCGTGGTTGTGGTGTGTCTTACGGCAGTCCTGGCCATTGTATCACGCTGGAAGAGAATTAGCAAG TGCTGCAAGTGA
- the LOC127589021 gene encoding LOW QUALITY PROTEIN: multidrug and toxin extrusion protein 1-like (The sequence of the model RefSeq protein was modified relative to this genomic sequence to represent the inferred CDS: deleted 1 base in 1 codon), whose amino-acid sequence MHKGFCNPDPVIGGTVLSQYSTCSAAQVDGSTGGWMRGVGGGHTCTCTCYRVCHQLDVSAGLCAMTRFTLRLPDEYKRETLLLVKLAGPVFISQLMSFLIGFVSLVFCGHLGKTELAGVALAIAVINVSGISIGSGLASACDTLISQTYGSGNLKLVGVILQRGILILLLACLPCWAVLLNTQPLLLAVGQSAHVARLAQLYVNIFMPALPAAFMYQLQGRYLQNQGIMWPQVISAAASNVFNAIINYVFLVVLDLGVAGSAAANAISQYSLMVFLFVYMNARGLHKATWGGWSLNSLREWGPFLRLALPSMMMTCLEWWLYEIAGFLAGLISEVELGAESILYQLAVMVFMFPVGFSVAASVRVGNALGAGNTELAKLCGKVSVACALVVSCFTGTFLAVCRNFIAYIFTTDKEIVARVATVLEMYSASHVADSFAAVTGGIVRGAGKQTVGALCSLLGYYVVGFPIGVSLMFPINLGIFGLWAGFLICVILQSLFYTIYLCKLNWKKATVEALVRAGVHVREQDKIFVIDSKTCEQQMSTTASNPSSPEEPEPDAAVPLSIRQLALRRGLAVLFMLALFGVGVLMSELLVSLQLN is encoded by the exons ATGCACAAAGGATTCTGTAATCCTGACCCTGTTATCGGTGGCACAGTCCTGTCTCAGTACAGTACCTGT TCGGCAGCTCAAGTGGACGGATCCACGGGTGGATggatgcggggggtgggggggggtcacacgTGCACTTGCACATGTTACCGTGTCTGTCATCAGCTTGAC GTCTCGGCGGGCCTCTGCGCCATGACGCGCTTCACGCTGCGGCTGCCCGACGAGTACAAAAGGGAAACGCTGCTCTTGGTGAagctggccggcccggtg TTCATTTCTCAGCTGATGAGCTTCCTGATCGGCTTTGTCAGCCTGGTGTTCTGCGGTCACCTGGGGAAAACCGAATTGGCCGGCGTGGCGTTAGCGATCGCG GTGATAAACGTTTCGGGTATCTCCATCGGCAGCGGCCTGGCGTCAGCGTGCGATACGCTCATCTCTCAG ACGTACGGCAgcggcaacctcaaactggtgGGCGTGATCCTGCAGAGGGGAATCCTCATCTTGCTGCTGGCCTGCTTGCCCTGCTGGGCCGTCTTGCTCAACACGCAGCCCCTCTTGCTGGCCGTCGGCCAGAGCGCCCACGTCGCCAG GCTCGCCCAGCTCTACGTCAACATTTTCATGCCGGCCTTACCC GCCGCCTTCATGTACCAGCTGCAGGGGAGGTATCTTCAGAATCAG GGCATCATGTGGCCTCAGGTGATATCCGCAGCCGCCAGCAACGTTTTCAATGCAATCATCAACTATGTCTTCCTGGTGGTGCTGGATCTCGGGGTAGC CGGCTCGGCGGCCGCTAATGCCATCTCGCAGTATTCCttgatggtgtttttgtttgtgtacatGAACGCCAGGGGTCTTCACAAAGCCACGTGGGGCG GTTGGTCGCTGAACAGTTTGCGCGAGTGGGGTCCCTTCCTGCGTCTGGCGCTGCCTAGCATGATGATGACGTGTCTGGAGTGGTGGCTCTACGAGATTGCCGGCTTCCTGGCCGGCTTGATCAGCGAAGTGGAGCTGGGAGCCGAGTCCATCCTTTACCAGCTGGCCGTCATGGTCTTTATG TTCCCCGTGGGCTTTTCCGTGGCAGCTAGCGTTCGCGTGGGAAACGCTCTCGGGGCCGGGAACACCGAGCTGGCCAAGCTGTGCGGGAAGGTCTCGGTCGCATGCGCAC TGGTGGTCTCGTGCTTCACCGGGACTTTCCTGGCCGTGTGCCGCAACTTCATCGCTTACATTTTCACCACAGACAA GGAGATTGTGGCAAGGGTGGCAACTGTTTTAGAGATGTACAGCGCCAGCCATGTGGCCGATTCCTTCGCG GCCGTGACGGGAGGAATCGTCCGCGGCGCCGGGAAGCAAACGGTGGGCGCGCTGTGTAGCTTGTTGGGCTACTATGTGGTGGGCTTCCCCATCGGAGTGTCACTCATGTTCCCCATCAACTTGGGAATCTTTG GACTGTGGGCGGGATTCCTGATCTGTGTGATCCTGCAGTCCCTCTTTTACACCATCTACTTGTGCAAGCTCAACTGGAAAAAAGCAACAGTGGAG GCGCTGGTACGCGCTGGAGTCCACGTTCGAGAACAGGATAAGATCTTTGTCATCGACAGCAAAA CATGTGAGCAGCAGATGAGTACCACTGCATCCAATCCTTCAAGTCCAGAAGAACCCGAGCCGGACGCGGCCGTCCCGTTATCCATCCGGCAGCTGGCACTACGCCGCGGCCTGGCAGTGCTCTTCATGTTGGCTCTCTTCGGCGTCGGAGTGCTCATGAGCGAGCTGCTGGTCTCCCTGCAATTGAACTGA